In Esox lucius isolate fEsoLuc1 chromosome 6, fEsoLuc1.pri, whole genome shotgun sequence, the following proteins share a genomic window:
- the exoc7 gene encoding exocyst complex component 7 isoform X8 — MIPTEDASVRKREIEEKLKQEQETLSFIRENMEKSDQLTKGMVSILSSFESRLMQLENSIIPVHKQTENLQRLQENVEKTLSCMDHVISYYHVAKDTDKIIKEGPTGRLDEYLACIAKIQKAVEYFQDNNPDSPELNTVKARFEKGKELLEAEFRSLLTRYSKPVPPVLILDAITVDEELEVQEEVILEHLPEAVLQDIICISGWLVEYGRNQDFMNVYFQIRSNQLDRSIKGLKDHFRKNSASSGILYSPAVQTKRKDTPTKKVPKRPGHDHDQRVKHLSDALADKHGPTTGKDDVLDIEIDSYIHCISAFVKLAQSEYALLTEIIPEHHQKKTFDSLIQEALDNLMLEGDNIVSAARRAIIRHDYSAVLTIFPILRHLKQTKADFDSTLQGTAASTKNKLPTLITSMETVGAKALEEFADSIKNDPDKEYNMPKDGTVHELTSNAILFLQQLLDFQETAGAMLASQVLGDTYNIPLDPRETSSSASSYSSEFSRRLLSSYICKVLGNLQLNLLSKSKVYEDSALSAVFLHNNYNYILKSLEKSELIQLVTVTQKKAESSYQELILQQIQVYQRSWQKVTEHIMDRNMPSFQPGTKLKDKERQMIKEKFKGFNDGLEELCKIQKVWAIPDKEQRDAIRQAQRRMVSEAYRAFLQRYVNISFTKNPEKYYKYRPEQVEEMIDRLFDTSA; from the exons ATGATCCCGACCGAGGATGCATCCGTAAggaagagggagatagaggaaaAACTAAAGCAG gaacaggaaaccctgtcaTTCATCCGAGAAAATATGGAGAAGAGTGATCAGCTGACTAAAGGAATG GTGTCCATCCTGTCGTCGTTCGAGAGTCGCCTGATGCAGCTGGAGAACTCGATCATACCGGTTCATAAGCAGACGGAGAACCTCCAGAGGCTTCAGGAGAACGTAGAGAAGACTCTGTCCTGCATGGATCATGTGATCAGCTACTACCACGTTGCCAAGGACACCGACAAGATCATCAAAGAGGG ACCGACGGGCAGACTGGATGAATACCTGGCCTGCATCGCCAAGATCCAGAAAGCCGTGGAATATTTCCAGGACAACAACCCTGACAGCCCCGAGCTCAACACTGTG AAAGCTCGTTTTGAAAAGGGCAAGGAGCTTCTGGAGGCAGAGTTCCGCAGCCTGTTGACACGCTACAGTAAACCCGTGCCCCCGGTCCTCATCCTAGATGCCATCACCGTAGACGAGGAGCTGGAGGTCCAGGAGGAGGTGATTCTGGAACATCTCCCTGAGGCCGTGCTCCAGGACATCATCTGCATCTCTGGCTGGCTGGTGGAGTATGGACGCAACCAGG ACTTCATGAACGTGTATTTCCAGATCCGCTCCAACCAGCTGGATCGTTCCATCAAGGGCCTGAAGGATCATTTCCGGAAGAATTCCGCCTCCTCTGGCATTCTCTACTCCCCCGCCGTCCAGACCAAGCGCAAGGATACGCCTACCAAGAAGGTTCCCAAGCGACCCG GTCACGATCATGACCAGCGGGTGAAACACCTGTCAGACGCCCTGGCCGACAAGCACGGGCCAACCACAG GGAAGGACGACGTCCTGGACATAGAGATCGACTCGTACATTCACTGCATCAGTGCTTTTGTGAAGCTGGCCCAGAGCGAGTATGCCCTGCTGACGGAGATCATCCCCGAACACCACCAGAAGAAGACCTTTGACTCACTCATACAG GAAGCCCTGGACAACCTGATGCTGGAAGGAGACAACATTGTTTCAGCAGCGCGGCGGGCCATCATCAGACACGACTACTCAGCTGTCCTCACAATCTTCCCCATCCTCCGGCACCTGAAACAGACCAAGGCAGACTTCGACTCCACACTACAG GGCACCGCTGCCAGCACCAAGAACAAGCTGCCCACTCTCATCACATCAATGGAGACTGTCGGAGCTAAAGCGCTGGAGGAGTTTGCAGACAGCATCAAG AACGATCCTGACAAGGAGTACAATATGCCAAAGGATGGAACAGTTCATGAGCTCACCAGCAAT gccATTCTGTTCCTTCAGCAGCTGCTGGACTTCCAGGAGACAGCCGGGGCCATGTTGGCCTCTCAAG TACTGGGGGACACTTACAATATCCCTTTAGACCCCCGAG AGACCAGCTCGTCGGCTAGCAGTTACAGCTCTGAATTCAGCAGAAGACTCCTCAGCTCCTACATAT GTAAAGTGCTGGGGAACCTACAGCTGAATCTGCTTAGTAAATCCAAGGTGTACGAGGACTCTGCTCTGAGCGCTGTCTTTCTCCacaacaactacaactacatCCTGAAGTCACTGGAGAA gTCAGAGCTGATTCAACTGGTGACAGTAACTCAGAAGAAGGCTGAGAGTTCCTACCAGGAGCTCATTTTGCAGCAGATCCAGGTGTACCAACGCAG ctGGCAGAAGGTCACAGAGCACATCATGGACCGGAACATGCCTTCCTTCCAACCAGGGACCAAG CTGAAAGACAAAGAGCGCCAGATGATCAAAGAGAAGTTCAAG GGCTTCAACGACGGTCTGGAGGAGCTGTGTAAGATCCAGAAGGTGTGGGCCATCCCGGACAAGGAGCAGAGAGACGCCATCCGCCAAGCCCAGAGGCGAATGGTTTCGGAGGCCTACAGGGCTTTCCTGCAAAG ATATGTCAACATTTCATTCACCAAAAACCCTGAGAAGTATTACAAGTACCGCCCAGAGCAGGTGGAGGAGATGATTGACAGGCTATTTGACACATCCGCCTGA
- the exoc7 gene encoding exocyst complex component 7 isoform X12: MIPTEDASVRKREIEEKLKQEQETLSFIRENMEKSDQLTKGMVSILSSFESRLMQLENSIIPVHKQTENLQRLQENVEKTLSCMDHVISYYHVAKDTDKIIKEGPTGRLDEYLACIAKIQKAVEYFQDNNPDSPELNTVKARFEKGKELLEAEFRSLLTRYSKPVPPVLILDAITVDEELEVQEEVILEHLPEAVLQDIICISGWLVEYGRNQDFMNVYFQIRSNQLDRSIKGLKDHFRKNSASSGILYSPAVQTKRKDTPTKKVPKRPGKDDVLDIEIDSYIHCISAFVKLAQSEYALLTEIIPEHHQKKTFDSLIQEALDNLMLEGDNIVSAARRAIIRHDYSAVLTIFPILRHLKQTKADFDSTLQGTAASTKNKLPTLITSMETVGAKALEEFADSIKNDPDKEYNMPKDGTVHELTSNAILFLQQLLDFQETAGAMLASQVLGDTYNIPLDPRETSSSASSYSSEFSRRLLSSYICKVLGNLQLNLLSKSKVYEDSALSAVFLHNNYNYILKSLEKSELIQLVTVTQKKAESSYQELILQQIQVYQRSWQKVTEHIMDRNMPSFQPGTKLKDKERQMIKEKFKGFNDGLEELCKIQKVWAIPDKEQRDAIRQAQRRMVSEAYRAFLQRYVNISFTKNPEKYYKYRPEQVEEMIDRLFDTSA; this comes from the exons ATGATCCCGACCGAGGATGCATCCGTAAggaagagggagatagaggaaaAACTAAAGCAG gaacaggaaaccctgtcaTTCATCCGAGAAAATATGGAGAAGAGTGATCAGCTGACTAAAGGAATG GTGTCCATCCTGTCGTCGTTCGAGAGTCGCCTGATGCAGCTGGAGAACTCGATCATACCGGTTCATAAGCAGACGGAGAACCTCCAGAGGCTTCAGGAGAACGTAGAGAAGACTCTGTCCTGCATGGATCATGTGATCAGCTACTACCACGTTGCCAAGGACACCGACAAGATCATCAAAGAGGG ACCGACGGGCAGACTGGATGAATACCTGGCCTGCATCGCCAAGATCCAGAAAGCCGTGGAATATTTCCAGGACAACAACCCTGACAGCCCCGAGCTCAACACTGTG AAAGCTCGTTTTGAAAAGGGCAAGGAGCTTCTGGAGGCAGAGTTCCGCAGCCTGTTGACACGCTACAGTAAACCCGTGCCCCCGGTCCTCATCCTAGATGCCATCACCGTAGACGAGGAGCTGGAGGTCCAGGAGGAGGTGATTCTGGAACATCTCCCTGAGGCCGTGCTCCAGGACATCATCTGCATCTCTGGCTGGCTGGTGGAGTATGGACGCAACCAGG ACTTCATGAACGTGTATTTCCAGATCCGCTCCAACCAGCTGGATCGTTCCATCAAGGGCCTGAAGGATCATTTCCGGAAGAATTCCGCCTCCTCTGGCATTCTCTACTCCCCCGCCGTCCAGACCAAGCGCAAGGATACGCCTACCAAGAAGGTTCCCAAGCGACCCG GGAAGGACGACGTCCTGGACATAGAGATCGACTCGTACATTCACTGCATCAGTGCTTTTGTGAAGCTGGCCCAGAGCGAGTATGCCCTGCTGACGGAGATCATCCCCGAACACCACCAGAAGAAGACCTTTGACTCACTCATACAG GAAGCCCTGGACAACCTGATGCTGGAAGGAGACAACATTGTTTCAGCAGCGCGGCGGGCCATCATCAGACACGACTACTCAGCTGTCCTCACAATCTTCCCCATCCTCCGGCACCTGAAACAGACCAAGGCAGACTTCGACTCCACACTACAG GGCACCGCTGCCAGCACCAAGAACAAGCTGCCCACTCTCATCACATCAATGGAGACTGTCGGAGCTAAAGCGCTGGAGGAGTTTGCAGACAGCATCAAG AACGATCCTGACAAGGAGTACAATATGCCAAAGGATGGAACAGTTCATGAGCTCACCAGCAAT gccATTCTGTTCCTTCAGCAGCTGCTGGACTTCCAGGAGACAGCCGGGGCCATGTTGGCCTCTCAAG TACTGGGGGACACTTACAATATCCCTTTAGACCCCCGAG AGACCAGCTCGTCGGCTAGCAGTTACAGCTCTGAATTCAGCAGAAGACTCCTCAGCTCCTACATAT GTAAAGTGCTGGGGAACCTACAGCTGAATCTGCTTAGTAAATCCAAGGTGTACGAGGACTCTGCTCTGAGCGCTGTCTTTCTCCacaacaactacaactacatCCTGAAGTCACTGGAGAA gTCAGAGCTGATTCAACTGGTGACAGTAACTCAGAAGAAGGCTGAGAGTTCCTACCAGGAGCTCATTTTGCAGCAGATCCAGGTGTACCAACGCAG ctGGCAGAAGGTCACAGAGCACATCATGGACCGGAACATGCCTTCCTTCCAACCAGGGACCAAG CTGAAAGACAAAGAGCGCCAGATGATCAAAGAGAAGTTCAAG GGCTTCAACGACGGTCTGGAGGAGCTGTGTAAGATCCAGAAGGTGTGGGCCATCCCGGACAAGGAGCAGAGAGACGCCATCCGCCAAGCCCAGAGGCGAATGGTTTCGGAGGCCTACAGGGCTTTCCTGCAAAG ATATGTCAACATTTCATTCACCAAAAACCCTGAGAAGTATTACAAGTACCGCCCAGAGCAGGTGGAGGAGATGATTGACAGGCTATTTGACACATCCGCCTGA
- the exoc7 gene encoding exocyst complex component 7 isoform X2, giving the protein MIPTEDASVRKREIEEKLKQEQETLSFIRENMEKSDQLTKGMVSILSSFESRLMQLENSIIPVHKQTENLQRLQENVEKTLSCMDHVISYYHVAKDTDKIIKEGPTGRLDEYLACIAKIQKAVEYFQDNNPDSPELNTVKARFEKGKELLEAEFRSLLTRYSKPVPPVLILDAITVDEELEVQEEVILEHLPEAVLQDIICISGWLVEYGRNQDFMNVYFQIRSNQLDRSIKGLKDHFRKNSASSGILYSPAVQTKRKDTPTKKVPKRPGTIRKAQNLLKQYSQHGLDGKKGGSNLSPAEGHDHDQRVKHLSDALADKHGPTTGKDDVLDIEIDSYIHCISAFVKLAQSEYALLTEIIPEHHQKKTFDSLIQEALDNLMLEGDNIVSAARRAIIRHDYSAVLTIFPILRHLKQTKADFDSTLQGTAASTKNKLPTLITSMETVGAKALEEFADSIKNDPDKEYNMPKDGTVHELTSNAILFLQQLLDFQETAGAMLASQVLGDTYNIPLDPRETSSSASSYSSEFSRRLLSSYICKVLGNLQLNLLSKSKVYEDSALSAVFLHNNYNYILKSLEKSELIQLVTVTQKKAESSYQELILQQIQVYQRSWQKVTEHIMDRNMPSFQPGTKLKDKERQMIKEKFKGFNDGLEELCKIQKVWAIPDKEQRDAIRQAQRRMVSEAYRAFLQRYVNISFTKNPEKYYKYRPEQVEEMIDRLFDTSA; this is encoded by the exons ATGATCCCGACCGAGGATGCATCCGTAAggaagagggagatagaggaaaAACTAAAGCAG gaacaggaaaccctgtcaTTCATCCGAGAAAATATGGAGAAGAGTGATCAGCTGACTAAAGGAATG GTGTCCATCCTGTCGTCGTTCGAGAGTCGCCTGATGCAGCTGGAGAACTCGATCATACCGGTTCATAAGCAGACGGAGAACCTCCAGAGGCTTCAGGAGAACGTAGAGAAGACTCTGTCCTGCATGGATCATGTGATCAGCTACTACCACGTTGCCAAGGACACCGACAAGATCATCAAAGAGGG ACCGACGGGCAGACTGGATGAATACCTGGCCTGCATCGCCAAGATCCAGAAAGCCGTGGAATATTTCCAGGACAACAACCCTGACAGCCCCGAGCTCAACACTGTG AAAGCTCGTTTTGAAAAGGGCAAGGAGCTTCTGGAGGCAGAGTTCCGCAGCCTGTTGACACGCTACAGTAAACCCGTGCCCCCGGTCCTCATCCTAGATGCCATCACCGTAGACGAGGAGCTGGAGGTCCAGGAGGAGGTGATTCTGGAACATCTCCCTGAGGCCGTGCTCCAGGACATCATCTGCATCTCTGGCTGGCTGGTGGAGTATGGACGCAACCAGG ACTTCATGAACGTGTATTTCCAGATCCGCTCCAACCAGCTGGATCGTTCCATCAAGGGCCTGAAGGATCATTTCCGGAAGAATTCCGCCTCCTCTGGCATTCTCTACTCCCCCGCCGTCCAGACCAAGCGCAAGGATACGCCTACCAAGAAGGTTCCCAAGCGACCCG GGACCATACGCAAGGCCCAGAACCTTCTCAAACAGTACTCTCAGCATGGGCTGGATGGGAAAAAGGGGGGCTCTAACCTCAGTCCTGCGGAAG GTCACGATCATGACCAGCGGGTGAAACACCTGTCAGACGCCCTGGCCGACAAGCACGGGCCAACCACAG GGAAGGACGACGTCCTGGACATAGAGATCGACTCGTACATTCACTGCATCAGTGCTTTTGTGAAGCTGGCCCAGAGCGAGTATGCCCTGCTGACGGAGATCATCCCCGAACACCACCAGAAGAAGACCTTTGACTCACTCATACAG GAAGCCCTGGACAACCTGATGCTGGAAGGAGACAACATTGTTTCAGCAGCGCGGCGGGCCATCATCAGACACGACTACTCAGCTGTCCTCACAATCTTCCCCATCCTCCGGCACCTGAAACAGACCAAGGCAGACTTCGACTCCACACTACAG GGCACCGCTGCCAGCACCAAGAACAAGCTGCCCACTCTCATCACATCAATGGAGACTGTCGGAGCTAAAGCGCTGGAGGAGTTTGCAGACAGCATCAAG AACGATCCTGACAAGGAGTACAATATGCCAAAGGATGGAACAGTTCATGAGCTCACCAGCAAT gccATTCTGTTCCTTCAGCAGCTGCTGGACTTCCAGGAGACAGCCGGGGCCATGTTGGCCTCTCAAG TACTGGGGGACACTTACAATATCCCTTTAGACCCCCGAG AGACCAGCTCGTCGGCTAGCAGTTACAGCTCTGAATTCAGCAGAAGACTCCTCAGCTCCTACATAT GTAAAGTGCTGGGGAACCTACAGCTGAATCTGCTTAGTAAATCCAAGGTGTACGAGGACTCTGCTCTGAGCGCTGTCTTTCTCCacaacaactacaactacatCCTGAAGTCACTGGAGAA gTCAGAGCTGATTCAACTGGTGACAGTAACTCAGAAGAAGGCTGAGAGTTCCTACCAGGAGCTCATTTTGCAGCAGATCCAGGTGTACCAACGCAG ctGGCAGAAGGTCACAGAGCACATCATGGACCGGAACATGCCTTCCTTCCAACCAGGGACCAAG CTGAAAGACAAAGAGCGCCAGATGATCAAAGAGAAGTTCAAG GGCTTCAACGACGGTCTGGAGGAGCTGTGTAAGATCCAGAAGGTGTGGGCCATCCCGGACAAGGAGCAGAGAGACGCCATCCGCCAAGCCCAGAGGCGAATGGTTTCGGAGGCCTACAGGGCTTTCCTGCAAAG ATATGTCAACATTTCATTCACCAAAAACCCTGAGAAGTATTACAAGTACCGCCCAGAGCAGGTGGAGGAGATGATTGACAGGCTATTTGACACATCCGCCTGA
- the exoc7 gene encoding exocyst complex component 7 isoform X1, producing the protein MIPTEDASVRKREIEEKLKQEQETLSFIRENMEKSDQLTKGMVSILSSFESRLMQLENSIIPVHKQTENLQRLQENVEKTLSCMDHVISYYHVAKDTDKIIKEGPTGRLDEYLACIAKIQKAVEYFQDNNPDSPELNTVKARFEKGKELLEAEFRSLLTRYSKPVPPVLILDAITVDEELEVQEEVILEHLPEAVLQDIICISGWLVEYGRNQDFMNVYFQIRSNQLDRSIKGLKDHFRKNSASSGILYSPAVQTKRKDTPTKKVPKRPVYIPGTIRKAQNLLKQYSQHGLDGKKGGSNLSPAEGHDHDQRVKHLSDALADKHGPTTGKDDVLDIEIDSYIHCISAFVKLAQSEYALLTEIIPEHHQKKTFDSLIQEALDNLMLEGDNIVSAARRAIIRHDYSAVLTIFPILRHLKQTKADFDSTLQGTAASTKNKLPTLITSMETVGAKALEEFADSIKNDPDKEYNMPKDGTVHELTSNAILFLQQLLDFQETAGAMLASQVLGDTYNIPLDPRETSSSASSYSSEFSRRLLSSYICKVLGNLQLNLLSKSKVYEDSALSAVFLHNNYNYILKSLEKSELIQLVTVTQKKAESSYQELILQQIQVYQRSWQKVTEHIMDRNMPSFQPGTKLKDKERQMIKEKFKGFNDGLEELCKIQKVWAIPDKEQRDAIRQAQRRMVSEAYRAFLQRYVNISFTKNPEKYYKYRPEQVEEMIDRLFDTSA; encoded by the exons ATGATCCCGACCGAGGATGCATCCGTAAggaagagggagatagaggaaaAACTAAAGCAG gaacaggaaaccctgtcaTTCATCCGAGAAAATATGGAGAAGAGTGATCAGCTGACTAAAGGAATG GTGTCCATCCTGTCGTCGTTCGAGAGTCGCCTGATGCAGCTGGAGAACTCGATCATACCGGTTCATAAGCAGACGGAGAACCTCCAGAGGCTTCAGGAGAACGTAGAGAAGACTCTGTCCTGCATGGATCATGTGATCAGCTACTACCACGTTGCCAAGGACACCGACAAGATCATCAAAGAGGG ACCGACGGGCAGACTGGATGAATACCTGGCCTGCATCGCCAAGATCCAGAAAGCCGTGGAATATTTCCAGGACAACAACCCTGACAGCCCCGAGCTCAACACTGTG AAAGCTCGTTTTGAAAAGGGCAAGGAGCTTCTGGAGGCAGAGTTCCGCAGCCTGTTGACACGCTACAGTAAACCCGTGCCCCCGGTCCTCATCCTAGATGCCATCACCGTAGACGAGGAGCTGGAGGTCCAGGAGGAGGTGATTCTGGAACATCTCCCTGAGGCCGTGCTCCAGGACATCATCTGCATCTCTGGCTGGCTGGTGGAGTATGGACGCAACCAGG ACTTCATGAACGTGTATTTCCAGATCCGCTCCAACCAGCTGGATCGTTCCATCAAGGGCCTGAAGGATCATTTCCGGAAGAATTCCGCCTCCTCTGGCATTCTCTACTCCCCCGCCGTCCAGACCAAGCGCAAGGATACGCCTACCAAGAAGGTTCCCAAGCGACCCG tctACATTCCAG GGACCATACGCAAGGCCCAGAACCTTCTCAAACAGTACTCTCAGCATGGGCTGGATGGGAAAAAGGGGGGCTCTAACCTCAGTCCTGCGGAAG GTCACGATCATGACCAGCGGGTGAAACACCTGTCAGACGCCCTGGCCGACAAGCACGGGCCAACCACAG GGAAGGACGACGTCCTGGACATAGAGATCGACTCGTACATTCACTGCATCAGTGCTTTTGTGAAGCTGGCCCAGAGCGAGTATGCCCTGCTGACGGAGATCATCCCCGAACACCACCAGAAGAAGACCTTTGACTCACTCATACAG GAAGCCCTGGACAACCTGATGCTGGAAGGAGACAACATTGTTTCAGCAGCGCGGCGGGCCATCATCAGACACGACTACTCAGCTGTCCTCACAATCTTCCCCATCCTCCGGCACCTGAAACAGACCAAGGCAGACTTCGACTCCACACTACAG GGCACCGCTGCCAGCACCAAGAACAAGCTGCCCACTCTCATCACATCAATGGAGACTGTCGGAGCTAAAGCGCTGGAGGAGTTTGCAGACAGCATCAAG AACGATCCTGACAAGGAGTACAATATGCCAAAGGATGGAACAGTTCATGAGCTCACCAGCAAT gccATTCTGTTCCTTCAGCAGCTGCTGGACTTCCAGGAGACAGCCGGGGCCATGTTGGCCTCTCAAG TACTGGGGGACACTTACAATATCCCTTTAGACCCCCGAG AGACCAGCTCGTCGGCTAGCAGTTACAGCTCTGAATTCAGCAGAAGACTCCTCAGCTCCTACATAT GTAAAGTGCTGGGGAACCTACAGCTGAATCTGCTTAGTAAATCCAAGGTGTACGAGGACTCTGCTCTGAGCGCTGTCTTTCTCCacaacaactacaactacatCCTGAAGTCACTGGAGAA gTCAGAGCTGATTCAACTGGTGACAGTAACTCAGAAGAAGGCTGAGAGTTCCTACCAGGAGCTCATTTTGCAGCAGATCCAGGTGTACCAACGCAG ctGGCAGAAGGTCACAGAGCACATCATGGACCGGAACATGCCTTCCTTCCAACCAGGGACCAAG CTGAAAGACAAAGAGCGCCAGATGATCAAAGAGAAGTTCAAG GGCTTCAACGACGGTCTGGAGGAGCTGTGTAAGATCCAGAAGGTGTGGGCCATCCCGGACAAGGAGCAGAGAGACGCCATCCGCCAAGCCCAGAGGCGAATGGTTTCGGAGGCCTACAGGGCTTTCCTGCAAAG ATATGTCAACATTTCATTCACCAAAAACCCTGAGAAGTATTACAAGTACCGCCCAGAGCAGGTGGAGGAGATGATTGACAGGCTATTTGACACATCCGCCTGA
- the exoc7 gene encoding exocyst complex component 7 isoform X7, whose protein sequence is MIPTEDASVRKREIEEKLKQEQETLSFIRENMEKSDQLTKGMVSILSSFESRLMQLENSIIPVHKQTENLQRLQENVEKTLSCMDHVISYYHVAKDTDKIIKEGPTGRLDEYLACIAKIQKAVEYFQDNNPDSPELNTVKARFEKGKELLEAEFRSLLTRYSKPVPPVLILDAITVDEELEVQEEVILEHLPEAVLQDIICISGWLVEYGRNQDFMNVYFQIRSNQLDRSIKGLKDHFRKNSASSGILYSPAVQTKRKDTPTKKVPKRPVYIPGHDHDQRVKHLSDALADKHGPTTGKDDVLDIEIDSYIHCISAFVKLAQSEYALLTEIIPEHHQKKTFDSLIQEALDNLMLEGDNIVSAARRAIIRHDYSAVLTIFPILRHLKQTKADFDSTLQGTAASTKNKLPTLITSMETVGAKALEEFADSIKNDPDKEYNMPKDGTVHELTSNAILFLQQLLDFQETAGAMLASQVLGDTYNIPLDPRETSSSASSYSSEFSRRLLSSYICKVLGNLQLNLLSKSKVYEDSALSAVFLHNNYNYILKSLEKSELIQLVTVTQKKAESSYQELILQQIQVYQRSWQKVTEHIMDRNMPSFQPGTKLKDKERQMIKEKFKGFNDGLEELCKIQKVWAIPDKEQRDAIRQAQRRMVSEAYRAFLQRYVNISFTKNPEKYYKYRPEQVEEMIDRLFDTSA, encoded by the exons ATGATCCCGACCGAGGATGCATCCGTAAggaagagggagatagaggaaaAACTAAAGCAG gaacaggaaaccctgtcaTTCATCCGAGAAAATATGGAGAAGAGTGATCAGCTGACTAAAGGAATG GTGTCCATCCTGTCGTCGTTCGAGAGTCGCCTGATGCAGCTGGAGAACTCGATCATACCGGTTCATAAGCAGACGGAGAACCTCCAGAGGCTTCAGGAGAACGTAGAGAAGACTCTGTCCTGCATGGATCATGTGATCAGCTACTACCACGTTGCCAAGGACACCGACAAGATCATCAAAGAGGG ACCGACGGGCAGACTGGATGAATACCTGGCCTGCATCGCCAAGATCCAGAAAGCCGTGGAATATTTCCAGGACAACAACCCTGACAGCCCCGAGCTCAACACTGTG AAAGCTCGTTTTGAAAAGGGCAAGGAGCTTCTGGAGGCAGAGTTCCGCAGCCTGTTGACACGCTACAGTAAACCCGTGCCCCCGGTCCTCATCCTAGATGCCATCACCGTAGACGAGGAGCTGGAGGTCCAGGAGGAGGTGATTCTGGAACATCTCCCTGAGGCCGTGCTCCAGGACATCATCTGCATCTCTGGCTGGCTGGTGGAGTATGGACGCAACCAGG ACTTCATGAACGTGTATTTCCAGATCCGCTCCAACCAGCTGGATCGTTCCATCAAGGGCCTGAAGGATCATTTCCGGAAGAATTCCGCCTCCTCTGGCATTCTCTACTCCCCCGCCGTCCAGACCAAGCGCAAGGATACGCCTACCAAGAAGGTTCCCAAGCGACCCG tctACATTCCAG GTCACGATCATGACCAGCGGGTGAAACACCTGTCAGACGCCCTGGCCGACAAGCACGGGCCAACCACAG GGAAGGACGACGTCCTGGACATAGAGATCGACTCGTACATTCACTGCATCAGTGCTTTTGTGAAGCTGGCCCAGAGCGAGTATGCCCTGCTGACGGAGATCATCCCCGAACACCACCAGAAGAAGACCTTTGACTCACTCATACAG GAAGCCCTGGACAACCTGATGCTGGAAGGAGACAACATTGTTTCAGCAGCGCGGCGGGCCATCATCAGACACGACTACTCAGCTGTCCTCACAATCTTCCCCATCCTCCGGCACCTGAAACAGACCAAGGCAGACTTCGACTCCACACTACAG GGCACCGCTGCCAGCACCAAGAACAAGCTGCCCACTCTCATCACATCAATGGAGACTGTCGGAGCTAAAGCGCTGGAGGAGTTTGCAGACAGCATCAAG AACGATCCTGACAAGGAGTACAATATGCCAAAGGATGGAACAGTTCATGAGCTCACCAGCAAT gccATTCTGTTCCTTCAGCAGCTGCTGGACTTCCAGGAGACAGCCGGGGCCATGTTGGCCTCTCAAG TACTGGGGGACACTTACAATATCCCTTTAGACCCCCGAG AGACCAGCTCGTCGGCTAGCAGTTACAGCTCTGAATTCAGCAGAAGACTCCTCAGCTCCTACATAT GTAAAGTGCTGGGGAACCTACAGCTGAATCTGCTTAGTAAATCCAAGGTGTACGAGGACTCTGCTCTGAGCGCTGTCTTTCTCCacaacaactacaactacatCCTGAAGTCACTGGAGAA gTCAGAGCTGATTCAACTGGTGACAGTAACTCAGAAGAAGGCTGAGAGTTCCTACCAGGAGCTCATTTTGCAGCAGATCCAGGTGTACCAACGCAG ctGGCAGAAGGTCACAGAGCACATCATGGACCGGAACATGCCTTCCTTCCAACCAGGGACCAAG CTGAAAGACAAAGAGCGCCAGATGATCAAAGAGAAGTTCAAG GGCTTCAACGACGGTCTGGAGGAGCTGTGTAAGATCCAGAAGGTGTGGGCCATCCCGGACAAGGAGCAGAGAGACGCCATCCGCCAAGCCCAGAGGCGAATGGTTTCGGAGGCCTACAGGGCTTTCCTGCAAAG ATATGTCAACATTTCATTCACCAAAAACCCTGAGAAGTATTACAAGTACCGCCCAGAGCAGGTGGAGGAGATGATTGACAGGCTATTTGACACATCCGCCTGA